The following coding sequences lie in one Ictalurus furcatus strain D&B chromosome 7, Billie_1.0, whole genome shotgun sequence genomic window:
- the myripa gene encoding rab effector MyRIP, producing the protein MGRKLDMSNLTEEEAEHVLQVVQRDMQLRKKEEERLSELKQALDQEESRCVLLSRQRGFNERCCIRCCSSFTYFLKPRRRCSDCHYNVCKRCCSYSETDKSWLCSACEKSRLLQTQSLEWFYSNVRRRFKRFGSAKVLKMLYRRHVGDQGSQVEFTEGSTYAESTDDSVYESDSTFYKHSEEQSMAESISVALRVAKEAIDEAITKAEKQTGNQEKLKEACYLRDNRGELIEELTTMIVQTIICRRRGLSEMDTECNLEPPPDQNSNKSQSAFSLLTDEILAQHDKAEQSSMLCTQGLKKDEVPAIASWNQNTDWMDNSCASSVLQSPDGNWFALQSTQQSRLSLPTKRENLMFSALEKESGVISAYDGIASDTESDSDGAWAAARVENLPSSNLLNDHDTSSQPAIKLPTDQPHSDSDQNNPMPQIHKLSLPLLKRKVCLEDSHLSCQCHSAMGITANPDGGDSSEDGLEDNRVKRTRRRRRNKREATEGKGLRVCSGGRLSLSEPQDYGRMLLSYLLKCQTKRQESVSELSDETINANTPDSLTPDILQSGAMTPNAFTPDAEDPNTEDNVLSGASDQQLTSKMRQLSDQVNGTQLPLTRNGLDVVQEPVDERNEKREKGKNDERDKERREVLCDMEVDVDQEDSEMNEDKYQKAGKELPDVEDNEIENIKLRNSETLTTNMIDKLHNESAVETQRIARMPQKECFDCKVQLIRELNSTNNFGSEGQIKTTEDKANYMSEGMHVYQNVEQGKKDRSDSRGGEDPEPEPVKNQHSVNNEAHIEPEAQGLLEIDKQRETPVESWEKSEKVETQECRKPKKDPEYAAESKNDSVDNTGSEKRMNKEEERLTYRRQDDLDCGEEGNSDYTNMIENVVKGLNILEEETEAHISKTRYSISDFADELSKGKEEITGKQKEPNQTTQDNEIGFHNERMNRDEQTQESDMENESRGNLVDKTDVCSCVAEAEQCNDHTLKDVLDCTPPGQEEFLPPEEIYKKYSAASLRSITTEVLKVLNATEDLIQGAMGLSQSESWDRPAPTLPPAQSKRLDEQLSRLEENVYVAASAVFGLEAELGDLEECARSISGETKEEELSHLEEQVASAAAHVQQSELQVSDIAARIAALKNAGLNVAPQTRFAKPQTIDSSRQHRRRLPAPPMQGKKT; encoded by the exons TGAGTTGAAACAGGCGCTGGATCAGGAGGAGAGTCGCTGTGTTCTGCTATCACGTCAGCGCGGCTTTAATGAGCGATGCTGCATCCGTTGTTGCTCATCCTTCACCTACTTTCTGAAGCCACGCCGCCGCTGCTCGGACTGTCACTACAACGTCTGCAAGCGCTGCTGCTCATATTCTGAAACTGACAAAAGCTGGCTGTGCTCCGCCTGTGAGAAGAGCAG aCTGCTGCAGACACAATCTCTAGAGTGGTTCTACAGTAATGTGAGAAGACGGTTTAAGAGATTCGGCAGTGCCAAAGTGCTGAAGATGCTCTACAGGAGGCACGTTGGAGACCAGGGGAGTCAGGTTGAATTTACAG aaGGAAGTACATATGCTGAAAGCACTGATGACAGTGTTTATGAGAGTGACTCGACATTCTACAAGCATAGTGAAG AGCAGAGCATGGCAGAGAGCATCAGCGTGGCACTCCGTGTGGCAAAAGAGGCCATAGATGAGGCTATTACCAAGGCCGAGAAGCAAACGGGCAATCAG gagAAGCTGAAGGAGGCTTGTTACCTACGAGACAACAGAGGAGAGCTGATAGAAGAACTCACCACCATGATTGTGCAGACA ATTATCTGCAGGAGGAGAGGTCTATCTGAGATGGATACAGAGTGTAATTTGGAGCCACCACCTGATCAGAACAGTAAT AAGTCCCAGTCAGCCTTCTCACTTCTCACCGATGAAATACTGGCCCAGCATGACAAAGCAGAGCAGAGCTCCATGCTCTGCACACAGGGGCTGAAGAAGGATGAGGTCCCTGCCATTGCTAGCTGGAATCAGAATACTGATTGGATGGACAACTCAT GTGCATCCTCAGTGCTACAGAGTCCAGATGGGAACTGGTTTGCCCTGCAGAGTACCCAACAGTCTCGGCTGAGCTTGCCGACCAAGCGTGAGAACCTGATGTTCAGTGCGCTGGAAAAAGAATCCGGTGTGATCTCAGCCTATGACGGAATAGCCTCTGACACCGAGTCAGACTCTGATGGAGCCTGGGCTGCTGCCCGGGTGGAGAATCTGCCCTCCAGCAACCTGTTAAATGATCATGACACCAGCTCACAGCCAGCTATAAAATTACCAACTGACCAACCCCATAGTGACAGTGACCAGAACAACCCCATGCCCCAAATCCATAAACTATCACTTCCTCTCCTGAAGAGGAAGGTGTGTCTAGAGGACAGTCACCTGTCTTGCCAATGCCATAGTGCCATGGgtattactgcaaaccctgatGGTGGAGACAGTAGTGAGGATGGCTTAGAGGACAACAGGGTCAAGAGGACACGACGGAGGAGAAGAAATAAGCGTGAGGCTACAGAGGGGAAAGGCTTGAGAGTGTGCAGTGGGGGAAGGCTATCTTTATCTGAACCT CAGGACTATGGCAGGATGCTACTGAGTTATCTATTGAAATGCCAGACCAAGAGGCAAGAGAGTGTTTCAGAGTTGAGTGACGAGACTATAAATGCGAACACACCAGACTCTCTGACCCCAGACATTTTGCAATCAGGGGCCATGACTCCTAATGCTTTTACGCCTGATGCAGAAGACCCCAACACTGAGGATAATGTTCTGAGTGGTGCTTCAGATCAGCAGCTGACATCCAAAATGAGACAACTGTCCGATCAAGTCAATGGAACACAGCTCCCCTTAACCAGGAATGGGCTTGACGTGGTACAAGAACCCGTAGATGAGAGAAATGAAAAGcgagagaaaggaaagaatgatgagagggacaaagagagaagagaagtctTATGTGATATGGAGGTGGATGTAGACCAGGAAGACTCGGAGATGAACGAGGATAAATATCAAAAAGCAGGCAAAGAATTACCAGATGTAGAAGACAATGAGATAGAGAACATAAAATTGAGGAATTCAGAAACCCTGACCACAAATATGATTGATAAATTGCACAATGAAAGTGCCGTTGAAACACAGAGAATTGCCAGAATGCCACAGAAAGAGTGCTTTGATTGTAAGGTTCAGCTAATAAGAGAATTAAATAGCACTAATAACTTTGGCTCAGAGGGACAGATTAAAACGACTGAAGACAAAGCAAATTATATGAGTGAGGGAATGCATGTATATCAGAATGTTGAGcagggaaagaaagacagatcaGATAGTAGAGGAGGAGAAGATCCTGAGCCTGAGCCTGTAAAAAATCAACACAGTGTAAATAATGAGGCACATATAGAACCAGAAGCCCAAGGTCTTTTGGAGATAGACAAACAAAGAGAGACACCTGTGGAGAGCtgggaaaaaagtgaaaaagttgAGACTCAAGAGTGCAGGAAGCCGAAAAAAGACCCTGAATATGCAGCTGAAAGTAAAAATGACAGTGTGGACaatacaggaagtgaaaaaagaatgaacaagGAGGAAGAGAGACTGACATACAGACGTCAGGATGATCTTGATTGTGGTGAGGAAGGGAACTCAGACTATACAAACATGATTGAGAATGTGGTTAAGGGTTTAAATATCCTGGAAGAAGAAACCGAGGCACATATCAGCAAGACAAGATACAGCATATCAGATTTCGCTGATGAATTGAGTAAGGGGAAGGAGGAAATAACGGGAAAACAAAAAGAACCAAACCAGACGACACAGGATAATGAAATCGGATTCCATAATGAGAGAATGAACAGGGATGAACAAACACAAGAGAGCGATATGGAAAATGAGAGCAGGGGTAACTTGGTTGACAAAACAGAcgtgtgtagttgtgtagcaGAAGCAGAGCAGTGTAATGACCACACACTCAAGGATGTTCTGGACTGCACTCCTCCTGGTCAGGAAGAGTTTCTCCCCCCAGAGGAAATCTACAAA aagtatTCAGCTGCATCTCTGCGCAGCATCACCACTGAGGTCCTGAAGGTTCTCAATGCCACTGAAGATCTCATCCAGGGTGCCATGGGTCTCAGCCAGTCAGAGTCCTGGGATCGACCTGCCCCTACCCTTCCTCCTGCTCAGAGCAAGAGACTAGACGAGCAGCTCAGCAGACTAGAGGAAAAC GTATACGTGGCTGCTAGTGCCGTATTTGGGCTGGAGGCTGAACTGGGAGATCTTGAGGAGTGTGCACGCAGCATCAGCGGAGAAACCAAAGAGGAAGAACTTTCTCACCTGGAGGAACAGGTGGCGTCAGCCGCCGCTCATGTACAGCAGTCCGAGCTCCAG gtGTCAGACATTGCAGCAAGAATTGCAGCTCTGAAAAATGCCGGCCTTAATGTAGCACCGCAGACACGTTTTGCCAAG CCACAAACCATAGATTCATCTCGCCAGCACCGTCGCCGCCTGCCAGCACCTCCAATGCAAG GTAAAAAGACGTAG